The following are encoded in a window of Bacillus sp. SORGH_AS_0510 genomic DNA:
- a CDS encoding ferritin-like domain-containing protein: MYPYSNYSDALSRQQNKLIQDIEKAINGEYSAIQCYEKIAKLATKEKQRKQILEIREDEKRHYHQFVRIYTSLTGRQPQPKASEECPNTYNKGLEFALVDEQETVDFYLNIADETTDPYIKEVFRRAAADEQNHAVWFLYYFTKNK; this comes from the coding sequence ATGTATCCTTATTCAAATTACTCTGATGCTTTAAGCAGACAACAAAATAAGTTAATTCAAGATATTGAAAAAGCGATTAACGGGGAATATAGTGCGATCCAATGTTATGAAAAAATCGCCAAACTGGCCACGAAGGAAAAGCAGCGTAAGCAAATCCTTGAAATTCGCGAAGACGAAAAGAGACATTATCATCAATTTGTAAGGATTTACACAAGCCTTACTGGCAGGCAGCCTCAACCAAAGGCTTCGGAGGAGTGTCCGAATACGTATAATAAGGGATTAGAGTTTGCATTGGTGGATGAACAAGAGACAGTGGATTTTTATTTGAATATAGCGGATGAAACAACAGATCCATATATTAAGGAAGTTTTCCGTAGAGCAGCAGCTGATGAGCAAAATCATGCGGTGTGGTTCCTGTATTATTTTACGAAAAATAAATAA
- a CDS encoding glycerol-3-phosphate acyltransferase, which yields MIYLYLVICYFIGCIMFGYLVTKMIYHKDIRLHGSGNVGARNAGRLHGKKAFALIFLGDALKGVLVISLARYLEFSGPVQLLGLGMAIIGHLKPITLKFKGGKGISTFIGGMVMFEPLLIPVIIIGFIILYPLTKSFTFAGLGVFLLIPVFLVINHSDWISCVISGSLLVIILLAHAGNIKERLKK from the coding sequence ATGATTTATCTATATCTAGTAATTTGCTATTTTATCGGCTGTATTATGTTCGGATATTTGGTTACAAAGATGATTTATCATAAGGATATCAGGCTTCATGGGAGTGGAAATGTGGGGGCAAGAAATGCCGGACGGCTCCATGGAAAAAAAGCATTTGCCCTCATCTTTTTAGGAGATGCCTTAAAAGGTGTTCTCGTCATATCGCTTGCTCGCTATTTAGAATTTTCCGGGCCTGTCCAGCTGCTAGGATTAGGAATGGCCATTATCGGCCATCTCAAGCCGATCACATTGAAGTTTAAGGGAGGAAAAGGAATTTCCACCTTTATTGGCGGGATGGTTATGTTTGAACCACTGCTTATTCCTGTCATTATCATCGGATTCATAATCCTGTATCCATTAACCAAAAGCTTTACTTTTGCAGGCTTAGGGGTATTTCTGCTCATTCCGGTGTTTCTAGTAATCAACCATTCTGACTGGATTAGCTGTGTCATTTCTGGGAGCTTACTTGTGATTATTTTATTGGCGCATGCTGGGAACATAAAAGAAAGGTTAAAAAAATAA
- a CDS encoding serine hydrolase, producing the protein MISNDIFTELEKKIKKDKITSCLIQHKDSLVFQYYKNNKMKDKQHKVNSVTKSVLAILIGIAIDRGELEGVHQPIVDFFPDLTDGKKQLTLEHLLTMTPGFDWPEFTRWGGRPMPMINSQDWVRFILERPMVESPGESMHYNSGCSHLLSAILQKAAGKTLTKYADSYLFKPLGIKDYKWYSDAKGIVIGGFGLSLKANDMLKIGQLMLNEGIWKGQMIVSKDWVKESTMPRFHTYNKIGTYGYHWWILTDENHQPAQPPAFFAMGYGGQYICVVPEYQLIVTFTSDLYNDTFKPLSYFKKL; encoded by the coding sequence GTGATTTCAAATGATATTTTTACTGAATTAGAAAAAAAGATAAAAAAGGATAAAATTACGTCATGTCTCATCCAGCATAAGGATTCTTTAGTTTTTCAATACTATAAAAATAATAAAATGAAAGATAAACAGCATAAGGTCAACTCTGTTACAAAGAGTGTGCTCGCTATTTTAATTGGGATTGCGATTGATCGTGGTGAGTTAGAGGGAGTCCATCAGCCTATAGTTGATTTTTTCCCGGACCTTACTGACGGGAAAAAGCAATTGACACTTGAACATCTGCTTACCATGACTCCCGGATTTGATTGGCCAGAATTTACGCGCTGGGGTGGGAGGCCGATGCCCATGATTAATTCGCAGGATTGGGTTCGTTTTATCCTAGAAAGGCCCATGGTTGAATCTCCAGGAGAAAGTATGCACTATAATTCAGGTTGCTCCCATCTGTTAAGTGCGATTCTCCAAAAGGCGGCAGGTAAGACTTTAACAAAATATGCGGATTCTTATTTGTTTAAGCCATTGGGGATAAAGGATTATAAATGGTATTCGGATGCGAAAGGGATCGTAATCGGCGGATTTGGGTTGTCATTAAAAGCAAACGATATGCTGAAAATAGGGCAGTTGATGTTAAATGAGGGAATTTGGAAAGGGCAGATGATCGTGTCGAAGGATTGGGTAAAGGAATCCACTATGCCACGCTTCCATACCTACAACAAAATTGGCACCTATGGCTATCATTGGTGGATCCTAACCGATGAGAATCATCAACCTGCGCAACCCCCAGCCTTCTTTGCCATGGGATACGGAGGCCAATATATTTGTGTCGTTCCTGAATACCAACTCATCGTTACATTTACTAGTGACCTGTACAACGATACATTTAAACCTTTAAGCTACTTTAAAAAGCTTTGA
- a CDS encoding LacI family DNA-binding transcriptional regulator: MEYKPTIEDVAKLAKVSIATVSRVINNQGGVRKVTEERIVNAINELGYIRSAVARSMKRKETHTIGIIVPDIKNPFFPLVVSGIEQKARELGYYTILSSTNESPIVEEEIVKIFIERGVDGVIITTANETGDHIKLLQDQGIPIVAVDRAIKKFDVDTVLVDNVNGSYQAVQHLILQGHKRIAIICGPQQTTPGLERFLGYKKALEEYNISFDESLVIQGDFMEGSGYSAAHELYDSDNRPTAIFSSNNLMTIGCIKGLIDLDWKLGEEVSFIGFDDVEIATFIKPRLSVVSRPMMTIGEIAVQLLYERMNMKGELPKREYLLSPELKIRESCQVKIKI; this comes from the coding sequence ATGGAGTACAAACCAACAATTGAAGATGTTGCAAAGCTTGCGAAGGTTTCAATTGCTACGGTTTCGAGGGTAATCAATAACCAGGGTGGCGTTAGAAAAGTAACTGAAGAACGAATTGTAAACGCTATCAATGAACTTGGTTATATCCGCAGCGCAGTAGCAAGAAGTATGAAAAGAAAAGAAACACATACTATCGGCATTATTGTGCCAGATATTAAAAATCCATTTTTTCCACTTGTTGTTTCCGGCATTGAGCAAAAGGCGCGGGAGCTAGGATACTACACAATTCTAAGTAGTACAAATGAGTCACCTATCGTAGAAGAAGAAATCGTGAAGATTTTCATTGAACGAGGTGTAGATGGCGTCATTATTACAACAGCAAATGAGACGGGAGACCATATTAAACTTTTACAGGACCAAGGTATTCCCATCGTGGCTGTTGACAGGGCTATCAAGAAATTTGATGTGGATACCGTGTTGGTTGACAATGTAAATGGTTCCTATCAGGCAGTTCAGCACCTCATTTTACAAGGGCATAAAAGAATTGCTATTATTTGCGGGCCACAACAAACCACTCCTGGACTGGAGAGGTTTTTAGGCTATAAAAAAGCACTAGAGGAATATAATATTTCTTTTGATGAAAGCTTGGTTATTCAAGGTGATTTTATGGAAGGCAGCGGTTATTCAGCAGCACATGAACTGTACGATTCAGACAATAGACCAACTGCTATTTTTTCATCAAACAATCTCATGACAATAGGTTGTATAAAAGGTTTAATAGACTTAGATTGGAAATTGGGAGAAGAAGTATCCTTTATAGGGTTTGATGATGTGGAAATTGCAACTTTTATCAAACCACGATTATCTGTAGTATCTAGACCGATGATGACAATTGGTGAAATAGCCGTTCAATTACTTTACGAACGAATGAATATGAAGGGTGAGCTTCCAAAGAGAGAGTATCTTTTATCACCTGAACTAAAAATTCGAGAATCCTGCCAAGTAAAAATAAAAATCTAA
- the rbsD gene encoding D-ribose pyranase: MKKGGILNPRINQLISETGHTDYVVVTDAGLPIPENVTHRIDLALKEGVPGFLETLDTVLTELEVEKVILAEELKTVSPEMHDQIVSRFENKPIEYVPHVEFKQQTKQARGLIRTGEFTGYANVILVAGVVY, translated from the coding sequence ATGAAAAAAGGTGGAATTTTAAATCCAAGAATTAATCAATTAATCTCTGAAACTGGTCATACAGATTATGTTGTCGTTACAGATGCCGGTTTACCTATTCCTGAAAATGTGACACACAGAATCGATTTGGCACTCAAGGAAGGAGTACCAGGTTTTCTTGAAACGCTAGATACAGTGTTGACAGAACTAGAGGTGGAAAAAGTCATTCTAGCAGAGGAACTAAAAACAGTCAGTCCAGAAATGCATGACCAAATCGTAAGCCGCTTTGAAAATAAACCAATTGAATACGTTCCACATGTAGAATTCAAACAACAAACCAAACAAGCAAGAGGATTAATTCGAACTGGTGAGTTTACTGGGTATGCCAATGTTATTTTAGTAGCAGGAGTTGTTTACTAA
- a CDS encoding sugar ABC transporter ATP-binding protein translates to MSTTLLEMREISKEFPGVKALDRVSIHVNQSEILALLGENGAGKSTLMKVLAGVHQPSNGQIYINGDPVTIEGPKHSQSLGISIIYQEFNLIPHMSVAENIFIGREPRKTKGIIHRKQVRDETRTWLDRVGLTRVSPDDLIIDLSVAEQQLVEIAKALSFNSKIIIMDEPTAALNDEETSKLLAIMKDLKQQGMGVIFITHRLEEVQAVADSIAVLRDGKYIGSALVKDVTKDDMVTMMVGRELTDLYPEKGTPANDILLEVKDVSVPDMLHNINFSVKKGEILGIAGLMGSGRTELSKAIFGLYNNMSGSVKVDSKLVKNPRGAIDAGIALVTDDRKQEGLVLGLSVYENLLLPTYRRISRFGVSKKKMKDEIVNRWVKDLKIKVHDPSVEVRTLSGGNQQKVVLGKWLQMNPKVLILNEPTRGIDVGAKAEIYQIMKRLTEDGISIIMISSEMPELLGLSNRILVMNEGRITAELSQQEATQEKIFYYASGGVTNA, encoded by the coding sequence ATGAGTACAACGTTACTTGAAATGAGGGAAATCTCGAAGGAGTTTCCTGGAGTGAAAGCTCTTGATCGTGTATCTATTCATGTAAATCAGTCAGAGATCCTTGCTTTACTTGGTGAAAATGGGGCTGGCAAGTCCACTTTAATGAAGGTGCTTGCAGGCGTTCATCAGCCGAGTAATGGGCAAATCTATATAAATGGAGACCCCGTAACGATTGAGGGGCCAAAACACTCTCAAAGTCTGGGAATCAGTATTATCTATCAAGAATTTAATTTGATCCCGCATATGAGTGTAGCCGAAAATATCTTCATTGGACGAGAGCCTCGCAAAACAAAAGGGATCATTCACCGCAAACAGGTTAGGGACGAAACAAGAACTTGGCTAGACCGGGTAGGGTTAACACGAGTTTCACCGGATGATTTAATCATCGACCTTTCTGTGGCAGAACAACAATTAGTCGAAATTGCCAAGGCCCTTTCCTTTAATTCTAAAATCATTATCATGGATGAACCGACTGCTGCTTTAAATGATGAAGAAACTAGTAAGCTGTTAGCCATTATGAAGGACTTAAAGCAACAGGGAATGGGAGTCATTTTTATTACCCATCGCTTGGAAGAAGTCCAAGCGGTTGCTGATTCAATCGCTGTATTAAGAGATGGAAAATACATCGGGAGCGCTCTGGTAAAGGACGTTACAAAAGATGATATGGTTACGATGATGGTCGGTCGTGAGTTGACTGATTTGTATCCAGAGAAGGGTACCCCTGCTAATGATATTTTACTTGAGGTCAAAGATGTTTCAGTCCCGGACATGCTGCATAACATTAATTTTTCGGTTAAAAAAGGGGAAATCCTTGGGATTGCTGGATTAATGGGCTCTGGAAGGACGGAGCTATCAAAAGCGATATTTGGCTTATACAACAATATGAGCGGTTCTGTAAAAGTAGATTCGAAGTTAGTAAAGAACCCAAGGGGAGCGATTGATGCAGGTATTGCACTTGTAACAGATGACCGTAAGCAGGAAGGCTTAGTCCTTGGATTATCAGTCTATGAAAATCTTCTTCTACCAACTTACCGGAGAATATCACGGTTTGGTGTTTCGAAGAAGAAAATGAAAGATGAGATTGTTAACCGATGGGTCAAGGATCTGAAAATAAAGGTCCACGATCCAAGTGTAGAAGTCAGAACGCTGAGCGGAGGAAATCAACAGAAGGTTGTCCTTGGAAAATGGCTTCAGATGAATCCTAAAGTGTTAATTCTAAATGAACCCACAAGGGGTATTGATGTGGGGGCAAAAGCTGAAATTTATCAAATTATGAAAAGGCTTACAGAAGATGGGATTTCCATTATTATGATCTCTTCCGAAATGCCGGAATTACTCGGCCTCAGCAATCGGATTCTAGTTATGAATGAAGGAAGAATAACAGCTGAACTCAGTCAGCAGGAAGCGACTCAAGAAAAAATCTTTTATTACGCATCAGGGGGTGTGACGAATGCCTAG
- a CDS encoding ABC transporter permease: MPSTTPVKQEVQKEAFNWLSLIEKYRVLLIFIVLCGIAGALSDVFFTMSNVMNVLRQVSIIAIIASGMTLVILIAGIDLSVGAVMAFSGAILAGALTAGWPLALALLAALGVGLLFGLFNGFITARFGVPSFIATLAIMVIARGMTLVYTKGYPLVVSNNTYRYIGSGRFFGVPIPIIIMFVVFGFMYWMLKYTSFGRYIFAIGGNEETAILAGINVRAIKIAVFGISGLLSALSAIIYTSRLMSAQPTAGTGIELDAIAAVIIGGTSLAGGKGGVTGTLIGALIMGVLDNVLNLMNVSPFYQSIAKGLVILIAVLVDSKFSKIKK, encoded by the coding sequence ATGCCTAGTACGACACCTGTTAAGCAAGAGGTGCAAAAGGAAGCCTTTAATTGGCTTTCCCTCATTGAAAAATACCGTGTATTATTGATTTTTATTGTATTGTGTGGGATTGCAGGGGCATTGTCAGATGTTTTCTTTACAATGAGTAACGTGATGAATGTGCTTCGTCAAGTATCCATTATTGCCATAATTGCAAGCGGGATGACGCTCGTCATTTTAATTGCAGGCATTGACCTTTCGGTTGGAGCTGTTATGGCGTTTTCAGGAGCTATTTTAGCAGGTGCGTTGACCGCTGGTTGGCCGCTGGCACTAGCACTGCTTGCTGCACTTGGCGTAGGATTACTATTCGGTCTTTTTAATGGTTTTATTACTGCAAGATTTGGTGTCCCATCCTTTATTGCCACCTTGGCAATCATGGTTATTGCACGAGGAATGACGCTCGTTTATACAAAAGGTTATCCATTAGTAGTAAGTAACAATACATACCGATATATTGGAAGCGGTCGATTCTTCGGAGTTCCTATTCCGATTATCATTATGTTTGTTGTATTTGGATTCATGTATTGGATGTTAAAATACACTAGTTTTGGCCGATATATCTTTGCCATCGGTGGAAATGAAGAAACGGCTATTCTTGCAGGTATTAATGTGAGAGCCATTAAAATAGCTGTTTTTGGAATCTCTGGTTTGCTTTCCGCTTTATCCGCTATTATTTATACCTCACGATTAATGTCAGCTCAGCCAACTGCGGGTACAGGAATTGAGTTGGATGCTATCGCGGCCGTTATTATTGGTGGGACCAGTTTAGCAGGAGGAAAAGGTGGAGTTACAGGTACACTTATCGGGGCCTTAATTATGGGGGTCCTTGATAATGTTCTTAACTTAATGAATGTTTCTCCATTCTATCAAAGTATTGCTAAAGGTCTGGTCATTCTAATTGCTGTATTAGTAGATAGTAAGTTTTCAAAAATAAAAAAATAA